A stretch of Aedes aegypti strain LVP_AGWG chromosome 2, AaegL5.0 Primary Assembly, whole genome shotgun sequence DNA encodes these proteins:
- the LOC5572192 gene encoding probable 28S ribosomal protein S16, mitochondrial isoform X1: protein MPLIPASGTGKFWAHSAKIIRFARHGCTNRPFYHIVVMERRKGQHQPVIEQIGTYDPIPNENNEKLVSFNFERVRHWLGSGAHLSTPVAELLGIAGLLPVHPRTYMSAWRNRQAAEKVAELEAAKQKASGSTQGAEISS, encoded by the exons ATGCCACTTATTCCTGCTAGTGGAACCGGAAAGTTCTGGGCACATTCTGCCAAAATTATTCGCTTCGCAAGGCATGGGTGCACTAACAGACCATTCTATCACATTGTCGTTATGGAA CGTAGAAAAGGCCAACATCAGCCTGTTATTGAACAAATTGGAACTTACGATCCCATACCCAACGAGAACAACGAAAAGCTGGTTTCCTTCAACTTTGAGCGCGTGCGCCACTGGCTAGGAAGCGGAGCCCATCTTTCGACACCGGTCGCGGAATTGTTAG GTATTGCGGGTCTGCTGCCAGTTCATCCAAGGACCTACATGAGCGCGTGGAGAAACAGACAAGCAGCTGAGAAAGTCGCAGAGCTTGAAGCGGCGAAACAAAAAGCCTCGGGCTCTACCCAAGGCGCTGAGATAAGCAGTTGA
- the LOC5572192 gene encoding probable 28S ribosomal protein S16, mitochondrial isoform X2, producing the protein MGALTDHSITLSLWKKGQHQPVIEQIGTYDPIPNENNEKLVSFNFERVRHWLGSGAHLSTPVAELLGIAGLLPVHPRTYMSAWRNRQAAEKVAELEAAKQKASGSTQGAEISS; encoded by the exons ATGGGTGCACTAACAGACCATTCTATCACATTGTCGTTATGGAA AAAAGGCCAACATCAGCCTGTTATTGAACAAATTGGAACTTACGATCCCATACCCAACGAGAACAACGAAAAGCTGGTTTCCTTCAACTTTGAGCGCGTGCGCCACTGGCTAGGAAGCGGAGCCCATCTTTCGACACCGGTCGCGGAATTGTTAG GTATTGCGGGTCTGCTGCCAGTTCATCCAAGGACCTACATGAGCGCGTGGAGAAACAGACAAGCAGCTGAGAAAGTCGCAGAGCTTGAAGCGGCGAAACAAAAAGCCTCGGGCTCTACCCAAGGCGCTGAGATAAGCAGTTGA